One Aegilops tauschii subsp. strangulata cultivar AL8/78 chromosome 7, Aet v6.0, whole genome shotgun sequence genomic window carries:
- the LOC141027437 gene encoding uncharacterized protein: MGIPMSKLSTSSMFHGVIPGKKAHSLGQIALDVVFGDSKNYRKEKLTFEVVDFQSAYHAILGRPAYARFMARPCYVYLKMKMPGPKGVITVTGNRQKAEECFQKGSRIADAQMAVVELQEYQKNADPSDLLRSKKPATDSAFQSSGETKPVHIHPTDPEAAPTHISTTLDSK; this comes from the coding sequence atgggcattccgatgtccaaactcaGCACGAGTAGCATGTTTCATGGAGTTATCCCTGGCAAGAAGGCCCATTCACTCGGCCAAATTGCGCtagatgtggttttcggtgattccaagaattaccgaaAGGAGAAGTTGACTTTTGAGgtcgtggatttccagagtgcctATCACGCTATCTTGGGCAGGCCTGcatatgctcgtttcatggctcgaccatgttacgtctACCTCAAGATGAAAATGCCTGGCCCTAAGGGAGTTATCACTGTGACTGGCAATCGGCAAAAGGCAGaggagtgcttccagaagggctccaGGATCGctgatgcacaaatggcagtagtCGAGTTGCAAGAATATcagaagaatgcagatccgagtgatttgctacGATCCAAGAAGCCGGCAACCGACTCTGcgtttcagtcgtctggtgaaaccaAGCCGGTTCACATCCATCCGACTGACCCAGAGGCTGCCCCGACTCACATTTCCaccacccttgacagcaaatag